A window of [Clostridium] innocuum genomic DNA:
GAAAGCCGGTACTGGAATGTAGTGCACAGGATGATGAGAAAATCAAAGAGATGCTGCAGCATTATCATTTATTATAAAAAAGACCTGTATCCTTTTGGAATATGCTTAAATAAGGTTTAAGAAAAGAGGAATTCAAACTATTGGTGTTCATCCATAGATATTGAATTCCTTTTGCTGTAGGCATATGAAATACAGAAGGAATGCTGATATTCAGCATTTTTTTGTTAAGAAAGGGAGCTTTGTTTACTATCGCAGCCATGCATACACGATTTCAGCTATGATATTTAAAACAGCTTCTTTCATTCTTTAGGTTGTTTGCAAAAGGGAGACTTCAGCTTCTATTGATAAATACAATACAATAGTGTTGAAGTCTCTCTGTTTTATATTTACTCACAATCGAGAAAGAACCTAAGATATAGCAGCTTTCTTCTTCTATCAGTATGAGCGAAGAGTAACCTATTTCTTTGTTGACAGTTAAACACTTTCCTCTTACAATGAAGCAGATGAAGGGTTGTGAGATTATGAAGGCATTGGCGAGTGATTTTGATGGAACGCTGTATCTGCATGATGCAGCAGAAAGCTATCGTGAAGGGGATATAGCAGGAATCGGGCAGCTGCAGAAGCAGGGCTGTCTGTTCGGTCTTTGTACCGGGCGTCCTTTATGGGGTATTACAGCATTTCTTTCTAAGCGACTGCATCCTGATTTTTATATCGTAAGCAGCGGAGCAATGATACTGGACAGAAATCAAAGGATATTGTTTGAAAGCTGTCTTTTACCTGAAACTGCAAAGCGGCTCAGTATGCTTACGAAAGATGTGGAAAGCACCGCTATTCAGGCTGGCGGGAACATCTATGCATATAAGAAAGCAAGAGCATTTACAGATATTCCAGTCATTCACGATATAGAAGAAATAAAGGGGCAGCAAATACACGGATTATCCTTTCGCATGACAGACGAGGCAGCCGCAGAACAGTTATGCAGTTCTCTTGAAAAGCAATTTCCGGACACCTGTGCCGCATTCCAGAATCAGAATTTCGTTGATGTGGTACCTTACGGCTGTTCCAAGGGAAAGGCGCTTTTGAAGCTGAAAAAGCTTATGAATCTGGACAGCTGCTATGGCATTGGAGATTCCTACAATGATATCCCCATGCTGCAGGATGCAGATGTATCCTTTACCTTTCATGCTTCTCCTAAGAAGGTAAAAGAAGCAGCCGATCACCTGGTGGATTCTGTAGGTGAAGCGATTCAATCCTATATGCTAAGGAAGGAAAATTAAATCCGTTCCTGGTGGTAATAGTTTAATAACCGTAAAAAAGGTTCCTTTAAATTTTAAGGAACCCCCTTTCATATCTTACTCACGTTGCTTCTGTGAGCAGGCTTATGTATTCTTATTATTAGCTCTTTTCTTTCTCCATGCCTGTAAAGGAACATAGATCATCAGAAGAAGCAGTACCGATGGAATCAATATATTCCACGGCTTTGCGAATTTCTCAATATAGCCCTGAAAGAAAATATAGATCACAACAACAGGCAGTATGTAGGAAACATAAAATCTCGCCCACATAGGGAATTGAAAGCCTACACCGCTGTTTGCCTCATCCGTGAAATTTTTCCAACCCCAACCATAGCGGAAGGTACAAAACAGCAGATACATGAGGGATCCAAGCGGCAGCATATTATTGGATACAATGAAATCCTCCAAATCCTGTATGGTACTTCCATCCCCAAGCGGCTCTATAAAGGAAAGAAGATTGAAGCCGAATGCACAGGGAAGTGATAAAAGCAGAATCAGGATAAAGTTTACACGAACAGCTTTTTTCCTGGACCAGCCGCTGTCCATTGCGAAGGCCACAATATTTTCAAATACCGCAATAATGGTCGTGACAGCTGCAAAAGACATGAACAGGAAGAACAGAAAGCCCCATAACCTTCCACCAGACATGGCATTAAATACATTCGGCAGTGTAACAAACACCAGACCGGGACCGCTGTCTGCTGCAACGTTGAAGGAGAAGCAGGAAGGAAATATAATCAGACCTGCTATAAAGGCCACACAGGTATCCAGAATACAGACATTAAGACTCTCACCCAGCAAAGAGCGGTCTTTTCCGATATAGCTTCCAAAGATTGCCAGAGCACCGATTCCAAGACTCAGAGTGAAAAACGCCTGTCCCATAGCTGCGAATATGGCGTCCCATAAGCCGTTTGCCATCATTTTCTGAAAATCTGGAATCAGATAGAATTTTAAGCCTTCAACAGCGTTTGGCAGGGTAACTGCCCGAATCACAAGAACGAGCATGACAATAAACAGACAGGACATCATATATTTGGACATCTTTTCCACACCGTTTTGAAGACCTCTGCTGCAAATAAAGAAGCCGATAACCGTAATTGCAATCATCCAGAACAGATTTTGTCCCGGACTGGCAAGCATATTGGAGAAAGTTTCACCCACCTGCTCTGTTCGCAGACCCTCAAAGGTACCACTTGCCATTTTCAAACAGTAATTGATCATCCATCCACCGACTGTTGTATAAAACATCATCAGCAGATAGTTGCCTCCCATACAGACATACTTTATAAGATGCCACTTGGTTCCTTCCGGCTCCAGCAAATCGAAGGACTTCGCTGCGGAGCGCTGGGAGGCACGTCCCACGGAGAATTCCATCACCATAATCGGTAATCCCAGCAGTATCAGGAAAACCAGATAGAGCAGTACAAAGGCTGCTCCTCCATATTGGCCTGTAATATATGGAAACCGCCATACATTGCCAAGACCGACTGCACATCCAGCGGATATCAGAATAAATCCCAGTCTGGATGATAGCTTTTCTCTTGATTTCATATACTTTCTACACACCTTTCCTGTACATTTTATAAGCTGAGATTGGGAAAGTCAATGTAAAAATGAAAGGATTTTCATATACTTACACAAATTCATACATGAGAATTCCTGTTATCATACTAGCCGCAGAGGCCTCATGCTTAAAGCTTTACACACCCTTCATGACAGCTTCACGAGGTATTCACATAAAAGGTGTAAGATACAGGTACAGACAAAGATATGTCTGTTTGCTTAAACGGCGACAGTTTTGTTTCCTCATCCTGATAAATAGCTTTTTCATAATAGCTGTTGCCCTTTCTCTTTCACGAAGATCTCTGCCTTTCCCACAGAGGTCTTTCCTTTTTATATAAGTAATTATCATTTTTTTACTATATTGCTTCGGTTTTTTAGCTATCTTGTTGGTAAGGTAACAATTTTTCATATCAAATTAACGAAAAATTGGTGTAATTATCAATTTTGTGTTATGATATAGGAGAGCTATCATGGGGAGTTGCTCAATATTCAATGGGAGGGTGGGCATGACTGTAACAGATAACGAAATTTATCGTATAATTGTTGATATCATGGATATACAGAATGAACCTGAGAATATATTTGAACTGGATAACTGGATCCGGCAAATTGGTCTTCAGGAAGTATATAAAAAAATCATACAGATTTATTCCATCAATCTTATGTAGAGATTTCCAATGCGGAATCTCTTTTTACTATTGCAATGCGTTTTATATTATGGTTTAATATAGATGCCTTTTTATCAAGAGTTGGGGTAGAGAGTTAGCTCGCTTGATCCCACGCCAACCTGTATGACGCATCATATAAGGTGGTACTGCTAACAGCGATAAGAGAAACAATCACATAACGATTTGCCTTCTCTCACGCTAGGGAAGGCATTTTTCTAATAAGAAGCAAAGGAGATTTGAGAAATGAAAAATTACATTTTTACATCAGAAAGTATTACTGAGGGACATCCTGATAAAATTTGTGACCGCATTGCGGACAGTATTCTGGATGAGGCTCTGCGTCAGGACCCTGCCAGCAAAATGGCTGTGGAGGCAACGATTAAGGATGATTTCGTACTTATTTACGGTGAGGCTAATACCAAGGCAAAGCTGGAGTATGAGGAAATCGCAAAAGAGGTTATTCGGGAAATCGGGTATACGGAGGAGTATGAGGTGCTTGTGAAGGTACGCGAGCAGTCTTCGGAAATCAACCACGCAGTTGTACAGGATGATGGCGAGATCGGTGCGGGAGATCAGGGAATTATGTTCGGATATGCATGCGATGATACAGACAATTACATGCCTGCCGCTATTGAATATGCACATAAGCTGGCAAAACGTCTGAGCGATGTCCGCCGTGGAAATGCATTGCTGCTGCCGGACGGCAAGACACAGGTAAGTGTTGAATATGAAAATGATAAAATCAAGAGGATTGATACGATTGTCGTTTCCACACAGCATGTGGCAGAGGCATCACAGCAGCAGATTGCCGATATCGTTATGAAGGATGTCATAACGCCTGTCATTCCGGATGAGCTGCTGGATGAGGATACCATTTATCTGATCAACCCAAGCGGAAGCTTTGTCATGGGAGGTTCCTTTGGTGACAGCGGTACAACAGGAAGAAAAATCGTTGTGGACAGCTATGGCGGTATGGGAAGAATCGGCGGTGGCTGCTTCTCCAGTAAAGATCCATCCAAGGTTGACCGCAGTGCAGCATATTACTGCCGTTATGTCGCAAAGAATATTGTGGCACATCAGCTGGCAAGTAAATGTGAGGTACAGGTTGCATATGCTATCGGTAAGGTGAAGCCGGTATCCATTATGGTAGATACCTTTGGAACAGGAAACAAATGTGATGAGGAGATTCTTGATATCATACGCAGCAATTTCAGCTTTGAGGTAAAGGATATCATTGAGGAACTCAAGCTTTGCCGTCCGATTTACAAGGCAACATCCTGCTATGGACATTTCGGCAGAGAAGAATTCAGCTGGGAGAAGATAAAGGATTTGAAGTATTAAAAGCTGACAGTTTCCTTAGAAGAGCTTCAAAGGAATAATTGTATATAAAAAAGGTATCGAAAGACATACGGTAGGAAGCATACCGTTTTGTCCTTGCGGATACCTTTTCTTAGTATATAGAACTTGCCACAACGCTTTTTGTATGTTGTCGGCGTTCCATAAGAAACCCCTGAATGCTAAGCAAGCCATATGCTGGGTATACAAAGGGATGGGGATTGTATGAAGATGCTATTCTAATGGGCTGTTATTAGGTATATATTTCTAATTTTGTTATATTCAGTTTCATAAAAAGCTTGTAAGATGATGTTTAAAAAGCTATAGGAATACATATTGATTTCTTCTTATCTTTATCTGTTTAATCCTGGCAAGTGAGCAGTGATAGGAACGTAGGATCGTGACCTGTTAGGATATCTCAGTTTGTTTTCTAACAGTAATAACAGCCTGTTTACTCAAAGGTTCCTTTCTTCAAAAGCTTTTGATTTTTCATGAACCAGCGTCCGTTTGCCATTACATCATGAAGCTGCCAGTCATCATCAAACAACAAGAGATCAGCATTACTTCCGACAGAGATGCAGCCCTTTGCAGGATATAGTCCCAATACACGGGCCGGATTCGCTGTTGAGAAGGATATGCACTCGGTAATTGAAAAATCCTGATTCCGCAGCATTTCCTGTACATTTTGCAGGAGGACAGAAACATCGGAGACACCGATTGCGGTAAGGTTACCATATTCATCATAGTCTGACCAGCTCCCCTGTCCGTCAGAGCTTAAGGTGATTCTTCCATAATCCTTTGGGTTCGCCTGCTTGATCCAGGAAGCACATCCCTCATGCTCCTCACAGGTTATATCTATGGTACCACCCATATATAAAAGCTGCAGGGCTTTTTGAAACAGCTGTTCATTTCTTGTGACATGGGTCGGGTGAAACATGGTGCAGGGAAGTCCTGTGTTTTTCACGGCTTTCATGACATAGGCAAGGTCGTCAGCTTCATCACCCATATGCAGTGTCATACAACCCGGCTTTCCTGAGAGCATACCGGCTGTCCTGACTTCACTGGCCAGTCTGAGAAATTCCTCAAATGATATATGTGAGCTTCTATGATCACTTAATGCAAGCTTGACACCAAGGATTTCGTCTATAAACAGGATATCTTTTTTTACTGAGCCTGTAATTGTCGTACTCGGATAAGCATAGGAGCCTGTCATGGCGTAGGCGGAGATACCTTCACTGTTAAGAGCTTTGACCTTGGCAATCAAATCCTCAACACTGCGCGTCACACCGTCAGTCCCAAGTAAACCAACCACCGTGGTGATACCTGCCTGTATGAGAGCGGATAACTGGATTTCCGGCGTCCTTGTCGCAAAGCCGCCTTCTCCCCCTCCTCCGCTTACATGAACATGACGGTCAATCAGTCCCGGTGTCAGTTGTTTTCCACTGCCGTCAGTGATTTCCATATAGGGAGCCGTTTCTATGTGAGGTGCTATATGGGCAATGTGTCCTTCTGAAATGAGAATATCCTGTATCCCCAGATCCTGTGGCGCAAATATATGTACATGTTTAATCAGTTGCATATCGTTTCCTCCTATAGGGTTCCCAGGCTTTTTAATATATACAGCCACATCGTCAATGTAAATGCACTTCCAAGCGTCGTCATCATGACAACACTGCTGGACAGCGTTCCCTCATGACCCATATTTCGCGCCATGATATAACAGCTTACCGTCGTGGCAGAACCAAGCATGACAAGAATTGCCACCAGCTTATCATTTATAAAACCTAAAGAAACTGCAATCGGTAGAAAAATCGCAACAAATAGAATCAGCTTCATGAAGCTACAGATCAGGGCAGGCTTTCGTTTGGCATAGAGATCGTGAAATTCAAAGGAACCTCCCATCGCCATCAGACCGAGCGGTGTCGCAAGGGCTCCCAGATTATGCAGTGACTTCTGCAGTATGACAGGCTGCGGGATTCGGAGCAGGGACCATAGCATTCCGGCACCAATTCCCAGAATAATCGGATTGCAAAGTATATCTCTACCTGTTTGTAAAATAAGCTCTTTTCGCAATATGCCACGCTTTGGCTTCATGAGCGACAGCACAATGACAGCGATAATATTATATAAAGGAACAGTCGCAACAATCATAAGCGGAGCCATTCCTGAATTTCCATAAATATTTTGAATAAAGGCGATGCCCAGAATTGCGGCACTGCTGCGATAGCTTGCCTGTACAAATTCTCCCTGAATACTTCGATCCTTTAATCGATAGGATACAGCAATCGAAAAGAGTATGGACAGCAGTGTTGCCAGAAAGCAGAAGATGACAAAGGATGTATCCCACGCTTTTCTAAGGTCTGTGGTGCTGATATCCTCAAACAGCAGGACTGGCAATGCTGCAACAAATACAAATTTATTCATTTTTGAAAGGAAGGCTGCATCAAACAGGTGTATTCTTTTAAAGAAGTAACCAAAAATCATTGTTATGAATACCGGAATCGTGGCATTCAGACAAAATATTAAATTTTCCATTATATATCCCTCAGCTTTCTATTATACATCGAAATTTAAAAAAAGGAACGCAAGATTTTATAAGGAGAAGCATTTGGTTTGTGATATACTGAAGGTAAGGATCATGATAAAGTGAACAAATGGAAATGAGGGCTGATTATGTATATGAATGAAGAGCTGATTCAGGAAAAGCTGGAGGAAATGAATGCAACAAAGATTCAGAAGCTGGACTCACAGATGTATCTGGTTAATTTTGATTTGAAGGAGGATATGCGGATATCCTATGTCTTCAATATTACACGGGAAGGGAAGTATTTTCTGCAGAGGATGCGCCCGTATTCCATGGTACATGGCAAGTTCTCCAATGAATATGAGGTGCTGTCCTTCATCAAGCATGATGTTGAGAAGTTCCAAAATGCAGCAAACAGTACCAATTTCATAAAGTTTCTGGAAATTTCCAACAAGGGACTGCAGCTGACGGAGGAAATCGAAAATGCCTTTTTAAATTATAATGTAGACGGAGAAATTCTGGATGAGCTGAATGAAAAAATGGAAGAGGTTTTTGACCAGATTTATCTGCTTTCCGATATTTCAAGAAGAGTGCTGCTGCATGAAGATGAGTAGGGATAAGCTGCATTTGCTGGAGCTATCCGGCTTTGAAAGAGAACAGCTCGCCCGCATACCGGACAGCTATATTGTCACATGTGCTGATAGAACGAGCGTGAGTGCTGCTATGGTAAAAGAAGCAGATGTCATTATTGGCAGAGTGCCGGTCGAGTTTTTAGGCTATGCACGGAAACTGCGGCTGCTGCAGCTGGATTGTGCTGGCAGTGAGCAGTATACAGCAGATGGTTTGCTTGCGAAGGATTGTCAGCTGTGCAATGCCTCCGGTAGCTTTGGACTGGCGATCAGTGAATATCTGATTTGTACAATTTTAATGCTGATGCGGAATATGAATCTGTATATACGCAATCAGGAGCAGGCGTACTGGCATATGGAAGGACCTGTACAGTCGATATACGGATCTACGGTTTTGATAGCAGGAACCGGTGATCTGGGACAGGAATTTGCGAAAAGAGTGAAAGCAATGGGGGCACATACCATAGGAATTCGCCGGCGGATACAGGAGAGTGTTCCTTATTTTGATGAACTGCATACTATGGAAGAAATGTGCAATCTGCTTCCGCATGCTGATGTGGTGGTACTGGCACTTCCGAGTACAGAAAGGACTCGCGGATGCTTTGGCAGTGAGCAGCTTGCCTGTATGAAAAAAACTGCGATTCTTGCCAATGTAGGAAGAGGGGATGCTTTGAATACAAATGAATTCCTGCAGGCTATACAGCGTAAACAGCTATCTGGTGCTGTTCTTGATGTATGTGACTGCGAGCCTCTTGCAAAGGAGCATCCGCTCTGGAAGCAGCCGAATGTCATCATCACACCTCATATTTCCGGCACCTTCCAGCTGAAGGAATCCTTTTATCGCTTTACAGAAATTGCACTTTATAACCTGCAGGCATTATTGGAAAACAAGGCACTGAAGAATGTCGTTGACCGAAAGCAGGGATACCGTGTGCATACTGTCGATTATATGGAAAAATAATTCAGCGCTTAAGTTTCGAAGAAGCATTTCTATATTTCGATACACTTGCTGCATGTAAAAAGGGAGAAACAGATCTATATAAGTTCAGACACAGTTTCATCCCTTTTAGTCGTTAAGAA
This region includes:
- a CDS encoding sodium-dependent transporter → MKSREKLSSRLGFILISAGCAVGLGNVWRFPYITGQYGGAAFVLLYLVFLILLGLPIMVMEFSVGRASQRSAAKSFDLLEPEGTKWHLIKYVCMGGNYLLMMFYTTVGGWMINYCLKMASGTFEGLRTEQVGETFSNMLASPGQNLFWMIAITVIGFFICSRGLQNGVEKMSKYMMSCLFIVMLVLVIRAVTLPNAVEGLKFYLIPDFQKMMANGLWDAIFAAMGQAFFTLSLGIGALAIFGSYIGKDRSLLGESLNVCILDTCVAFIAGLIIFPSCFSFNVAADSGPGLVFVTLPNVFNAMSGGRLWGFLFFLFMSFAAVTTIIAVFENIVAFAMDSGWSRKKAVRVNFILILLLSLPCAFGFNLLSFIEPLGDGSTIQDLEDFIVSNNMLPLGSLMYLLFCTFRYGWGWKNFTDEANSGVGFQFPMWARFYVSYILPVVVIYIFFQGYIEKFAKPWNILIPSVLLLLMIYVPLQAWRKKRANNKNT
- a CDS encoding D-2-hydroxyacid dehydrogenase, coding for MKMSRDKLHLLELSGFEREQLARIPDSYIVTCADRTSVSAAMVKEADVIIGRVPVEFLGYARKLRLLQLDCAGSEQYTADGLLAKDCQLCNASGSFGLAISEYLICTILMLMRNMNLYIRNQEQAYWHMEGPVQSIYGSTVLIAGTGDLGQEFAKRVKAMGAHTIGIRRRIQESVPYFDELHTMEEMCNLLPHADVVVLALPSTERTRGCFGSEQLACMKKTAILANVGRGDALNTNEFLQAIQRKQLSGAVLDVCDCEPLAKEHPLWKQPNVIITPHISGTFQLKESFYRFTEIALYNLQALLENKALKNVVDRKQGYRVHTVDYMEK
- a CDS encoding AEC family transporter, with the protein product MENLIFCLNATIPVFITMIFGYFFKRIHLFDAAFLSKMNKFVFVAALPVLLFEDISTTDLRKAWDTSFVIFCFLATLLSILFSIAVSYRLKDRSIQGEFVQASYRSSAAILGIAFIQNIYGNSGMAPLMIVATVPLYNIIAVIVLSLMKPKRGILRKELILQTGRDILCNPIILGIGAGMLWSLLRIPQPVILQKSLHNLGALATPLGLMAMGGSFEFHDLYAKRKPALICSFMKLILFVAIFLPIAVSLGFINDKLVAILVMLGSATTVSCYIMARNMGHEGTLSSSVVMMTTLGSAFTLTMWLYILKSLGTL
- a CDS encoding beta-aspartyl-peptidase is translated as MQLIKHVHIFAPQDLGIQDILISEGHIAHIAPHIETAPYMEITDGSGKQLTPGLIDRHVHVSGGGGEGGFATRTPEIQLSALIQAGITTVVGLLGTDGVTRSVEDLIAKVKALNSEGISAYAMTGSYAYPSTTITGSVKKDILFIDEILGVKLALSDHRSSHISFEEFLRLASEVRTAGMLSGKPGCMTLHMGDEADDLAYVMKAVKNTGLPCTMFHPTHVTRNEQLFQKALQLLYMGGTIDITCEEHEGCASWIKQANPKDYGRITLSSDGQGSWSDYDEYGNLTAIGVSDVSVLLQNVQEMLRNQDFSITECISFSTANPARVLGLYPAKGCISVGSNADLLLFDDDWQLHDVMANGRWFMKNQKLLKKGTFE
- a CDS encoding methionine adenosyltransferase; amino-acid sequence: MKNYIFTSESITEGHPDKICDRIADSILDEALRQDPASKMAVEATIKDDFVLIYGEANTKAKLEYEEIAKEVIREIGYTEEYEVLVKVREQSSEINHAVVQDDGEIGAGDQGIMFGYACDDTDNYMPAAIEYAHKLAKRLSDVRRGNALLLPDGKTQVSVEYENDKIKRIDTIVVSTQHVAEASQQQIADIVMKDVITPVIPDELLDEDTIYLINPSGSFVMGGSFGDSGTTGRKIVVDSYGGMGRIGGGCFSSKDPSKVDRSAAYYCRYVAKNIVAHQLASKCEVQVAYAIGKVKPVSIMVDTFGTGNKCDEEILDIIRSNFSFEVKDIIEELKLCRPIYKATSCYGHFGREEFSWEKIKDLKY
- a CDS encoding HAD family phosphatase; this encodes MKQMKGCEIMKALASDFDGTLYLHDAAESYREGDIAGIGQLQKQGCLFGLCTGRPLWGITAFLSKRLHPDFYIVSSGAMILDRNQRILFESCLLPETAKRLSMLTKDVESTAIQAGGNIYAYKKARAFTDIPVIHDIEEIKGQQIHGLSFRMTDEAAAEQLCSSLEKQFPDTCAAFQNQNFVDVVPYGCSKGKALLKLKKLMNLDSCYGIGDSYNDIPMLQDADVSFTFHASPKKVKEAADHLVDSVGEAIQSYMLRKEN